TCCTGTGCGCTACATCCGGGCTGTTGAGAAGAGCGAATGAGCACAGTTTGTGGTGGCGGAGAGGGCGGAGAACACTCGGGATATGTAGAGCACCTGTGCAGCAGAGCAGGGACAACTTCCAACCAACTGTACCTGAAGAGACCAACACACATGCAGTTGCAACAAAGGAGCTTTGCTTATTCGTTAAGCGTTGACTATTTGTTGTTTCAAACCGTCCTTTACAGTACTGCGGTGTTtatttaagggttaaaaaaaaagtagactAGAGAAAttgggtttttgttgtttttctcagaCGGGTGTAATTACTCTCCCGGATGAGTAACTAAATGGAAACTACTTTAGGAAGGTTGTTCTACATTATTAGCCAAGTAACAGTTTTCAGGTAGTATGTGTAGTAAcgtgtaaacacaaaaaaacagtgaaaacagtGGTACACTGGATGGAGTTCTTGATGGTTGGTCAATGGCTACCCATCATCGCCTAACTAGGTTGTGACATCAGCAAGGTGGTGGTACAGTTATGTTTTGCACTGAAATAATGGGGATTGGGATGGTAGGCCCATGTTAGGGTgcctgaaaatgtaaaaatgaactcAGCAAAATGCATGCAGTTTTAACTAACCATTTCCTGGCAtgtaataaaacagaacaacCATGCCTTCCGCCATAAAATCATTTCCATGCAGGAGTGAATTACTAGTTCTTTAGAAcctgtttattgattttaaactGTTGTTCATAATAATTCAGGacacggggggggggggggggggggggggtattggTAGTTTTTTCACTACCATCCAGACTAATTATAGCTTAATGTCATTCTTGAAAACTATTCACTGTTTGTCACATTGATTATTTAGTTGAAAGCATGTGCATAATAATTTGGAACATAGTGTAGTTAGCTCAAACAAGCATCGCTTGAAATGGTTAGTTGATGTAACAGAAACATTGTTAAAATAGTGCAAAGTATTCTTCTACTTTTACTCTAATGATCTACTTGCTATGTCCGAATTGTCTATGGGATAACTGAAGTATTATCTTACCTTTTAGCTATTTTTAGCGTTATAACTGGCTGATGACTACATCACAATTCAACTTGATTGTAAATATTTGCTGGTAATGTTAACCTGTTATCTGGCTGAGAGGTAAATTAGGGAGGGAATGGTTATAGCTTTCCTTTCATAATCTTCTTGCTATGTGTATTTAAAATTGAAAGTTTTCTGGCCACAGATTTGCTTTGTAACAGTTTTGACAAAGAGACaagtttttgcttatttttgcaGTTAAAAGATGTTTATATCTGTGGGAAATAAGCCTGAAAAGCAATCCTCATAATTGTTATTCCAcatagctaataaaaatatttaagacTTGAGTTCATAGGTTTCTTGAAGAAAGTGAGACAGGCTGTAGCCCCAGAGCATAGAAGACACGCACAGTGTGGCAGCGACTGCCAGCTCCAACAGTGTCACAGCCCTCATTGATCTCCCATCTCTGTTTCTGACACGCTGTTTGTAGCACAGAGCTTCCTCCCAGACTACAGTAAGTGAATGTAGAGGAGCATGAGTCAATTTACTCCACTGTGACAGCAAAATCCTTCCTTATGTCTAGACTGAGGAAGACAATGATAGAGGACAAAGAAAGCATCCATTATTATATCAAGTCTACTTCCTCTAGGATCGATGAAGGGGGTGTTACTAAATATATtgagtttttttccccttttgtcaaataaatgccatttttttccccttagtTGGCCAACTTAGACCTCATTGCCAATACCTGCTGCTTATGTCAAACTCCCCTGGATGCTTGCACAGATTAGCATGCACTTAACCgtcaaaaattttttttttatattggctCTTTCTTTGCAATGATACTGCTCTTGCCCTGTTAGTTAGCTCTGTCACCCGTGCACCCTCCTGATACACCGATAcaatagagatgtgacgttcatgaacgaatcgattcttttgaacgactcttttaaatgaacgatgggaaccaattcacagctgtgagccgttcatttgtgagccattctttttatatacaaatttttgacactgccttcatcaaatcaaatcaaatttaactttataaagcacttttcatgccataggcaacacaaagttctttacatgattaaaagcataagaataaaaacaatgaaatctttcacacagtcacacgcacacacatatacacacacacaccaagcccaatcccccccttccagctaaaaatgactgaatgaataagtaaatgaataaataagtaaataagaagtagtacagttgagtaaaatgaaaataaaatgaataaccTGTgacatagaagtctgatgtccaacacgctccattcatgtgaagcatctatgggcagagaaaattttttggaaacaaatactgttggttctatccaaaacatttactagaatttgagCTGAATgttcaggtttatccttttttatctatatttttcctataattatttaatcttgtatagtagattttatataggtacatattttgattgtttgtcattcttatatattgtgaaattttgtaagatattgtgagaacgagccagtcttttgaatggctctttgaaaggaacagctcctcaagatccggctcccttcaaagagccataagtCCCATCTCTACGATACAATCCTCCTGGGAAATGTGAGCCCAGACTATAAGTAGTGGGAGCACCCTTTCAGCTCAGAACTATTCCAGGCTAAGCAACACCTATTATGGGTTTACTGGGCTTCCACATATATGCTTTACACATGGGAAATGGGGGAGGGGCTGCGATCTTTCACTCCAACTATATATGAATTATTGATAGAGTCTGTATTTTAGGTGAAACAGCTGatttttgtctgaaaactgattaaagaaaaattagctgtctattttttctatattcttttttttttttttttttttttacagtcacaTTGTCAATATTTGTATGGAATTAAAGGCCTAAACACACAAGAGCTCCTAAATAAGTGATCCCGAATAATTAGGTTTCTAGTTTCTTCTGAACATAAAATGAGTGATGTTTCCCATATTTGGAAGGTAACAAGAAAGTCAAACTGACACCATGAATGTTCTGATCATCTTTACTGATGTGACtgttttttacagtaaaaatggttAATCACATTTACTGATTACAGTGCTTCACTTTTTCCCACTAAGCTGCTTTTGCCAATGTACTGTGGTTTGTTAGGATCACTGTGAAGATGTCAGCTGACTAAAGAGAACAGACAATCCACCTACCACATGACCATTATCCTCTCTGTGAGAATTTGCCATCTCCATCTAGTGGTGGATTGTGGGAGTGCATCAGTCATGACATACTTGTCTATGACTGAAACATCAGTCAGAACATCACTCAGAGAATAATTTTATCCTTTGTGATATTAAACTGATCTCATAGTCATCTTGATATGATGATGATTTGCATGAGAAATGCATGCACAAACATACTCAGATCCCCAcaaaaacatgctgctgtccCCATGGCAACAGTACCAATATTGCATTTGCAACCTCCTTCCTCACTCTTACTTCCTCTTACACACTCCCTCTGATTTaatctttcattcattctctgaagGAAAAAGATCATCTTTAGTGAGAGTTGCCACACAGCTGCATGTCCGTAAACCCACTGtattacataaaataacaaagaGGACACTCATGGGGAGGATTACCTGGTAAAGCTGTGTTGTTGCACAGTAATCATTCAGTTCTTGTATATTTAATAAGAAGtgatgaagagaaagaaaaatgtagagGAAGGCATGGAGGTTCCAGCTTACGATTACTGGATCAGGGCCCAGGGCTTATCAGAGGCTAATGCAGCCATCGTCCCTTTAGAAAACCCTGCTCCTGCCAGAACACTCTCTTCTGCCTAACAGCAGCATGCCTCACAGTTCCCTCCTTTTTGCACAGCTCCCTCATTGGCTGAAATGACAAAAGGAGATCTGTGAGTGACATCATCAGTCCGTCTCTCATCGACCGGCATATGTCATGACCACATGGTGAACATCCAGTCAAAAGAAGCCCTGTTGAAACTGTTATGTTTGTTATGTTTGTACTAGGTTTTAATTCTAACTTTTTTATAGGGTTTTGAGACTGAAGGGTTTAGGAAGCAAGTGGTTCCAATCTAGGCTTACAAGCCAAACAGGAAACCAACATGAGACTAAATGTTCCTGATTGTTTCTTGGAGAGGAATATCCTCTCACAATATGCAGCCTGAGCCATTCAGTTCCCAAGAATGTTTTGAGAAAGATCCTTTTTGTGGTTTTCAAAAGCCTTGGGAATACAACCATGTGGAGTCATTTTGTCAAAAGAACTATATTGTGAACATGAAAAGGGGATTAAAGAATTTAGTGGTAAAACAATAGTAAGCATAACTGTCTCATAAGAAGTGATGCCTTCATTTAAGATTTCTATTTTAACAAGGTAACTGCAGATAATATATGGAATTGAGCAGCAGTTGATAACAGGTAATAATTAAGTGTAAGGAACATGTCCTTATCCACATAGAGTTCTACTTTTAGCAACAAATGACACTGATCAAGTATCCTTGAAACAGCTGTTGAGGCTgatctaagtttttttttcttttcagtaaaGTGTTTATAGCATTAAGCTCATGAAAAGCATTGTATACTGAGCGGGCTTGCTATAAGCTAGAGGATATATGGTTATGGCTCAGCTGGCAGGTTGTCTCTGTGGGGTTTGTGGTTGTTTGGCTTagataaaaggaaagaaataaaataattcagccttgtttctgttttcagtgaGAGATCACAGCTTTTTTGGTTCTATTTCACTGCTTGCTTACTTTTACACAAAAGAAGTTGATGAAAGTCCCAGAAGTGTGAACCAAAATGAGCAGAAAGATGCAGAACGTTCCACAAATTTGGACAGTACATCAGAATTGTACAAATCATCCTCATAATGACAATAGAATTTGTATAGTCATTCATCCATATGTTGAATTTGTTGGGCTTTAAAACTCTATGGTATAATTAATCAAAATTCTTGGTAAGCGCTGGTCTGTTGTTTGCATTGTTCACTGTTTGCTGAAACATAAACAGTCCTGTTGTGCATGAGCAAATAACAggcattttttctgtttatgatCTAATTCTGGAAACAGTTAAATATCTACTTGAAAAATAGAGCTATGCAATTTGCCACATGATGGCATGCAGGAGATGATGAGTCATTATGACTTCCTAaggttcctaagatatcacacgcgaaggaaccgaaccattacagacccgtcgccttgacctcccacctgatgaagaccatggagaggctcatcctcggtcacctccgctccgtggtgtgcaccgcgatggacccgctgcagtttgcctacaggccaaacatcggggtggatgatgctgtcatctacctactgcacagggcgctggctcacctggagaccgctgggagcgtcgtgagagtcatgttttttgacttctccagtgcgtttaacaccatccagccggtgctgctgcgggggaagctggaaggagctggtgtggatggaaagctagccgcgtggaccatcgactacctcaccaaccggccacagtacgtgcgtctgcagaactgtgtgtctgaggtggtagtctgcagcacgggggcccctcagggaacagtgctctcaccgttcctcttcaccctctacacctcggacttcacctacaacaccagcagctgtcatctccagaagttctctgacgactcagccattgtgggctgtgtgtctgaggggaacgagctggagtaccggtcagtcatcagggactttgtggactggtgtgagcgcaaccacctgtgcttaaacaccagtaagaccatggagatggtgattgacttccggagaaggacactaccccacacaccggtgaacatccaggggaaggagattgaccgggtggacagtttcaagtacctgggtgttcacctcaacaataaactggactggtcacaccacacagacgccctgtacaagaagggccagagtcgcctccacctcctgaggagactgaggtcctttggagtatgcaggcctctgctaaggacattttatgactctgtggtagcctctgctgtcctctacgccgttgtctgctggggagcgagcagcaccgaccgggacaggaagagactgaacaagctggtcaggagggccagctctgtcctgggctgcccgctggactctgtggaggaggtgggtgagaggaggatgttggccaagctcacatccatcatggacaacacctctcacccactgcaccagactgtgggggggctgagcagctccttcagcagcagactgagacaccctcagtgtaggagggagcgctaccgcaggtccttcatccccactgctgtcagactgtacaacttgtctgtatagtcatattactgtgtaatatttatttatattttactgtgcaataccccccattatcaatgtcatcatattcttcatatcccaccatcaccatgtaaatatgtacatagcctgtgaggttgttgttatattttattttattttatgtatggatgtagtgtgtgtgtgtgtatgtatatatatatatatgtatatatatatatatatatatatatatatatatatatatatataatgtatgtgtgtatgtatgtatgtgtgtatgtatgtatatatatgtatgtatatatatatatatatatctttatattataacggtacatatttttgcttttcttagacttgtaaataatttctattgcactttcttgctgtgatgcatgttcaccttattttgcctctctgtactttattctataacaagagctgctgtaacaagtgaatttctccactgtgagataataaagtctaatctaatctaatctaatctaatctaatcagtCCAGATGCTCAATTCAACAGATTCCTGTGCTATTAGACACAATGCCTGTGGCTTCCCTAAATTGTCCAACATAGCTGCAACCTTTGGCCTAATGAGCGCCACAGGAGTCTCCTGAGGTCAGgccaaaatgaaaagttaatgaGAGTTAATTTGAGCATATGTCTTTATACAGTATGGAAGGGTACaaatacagacgtggacaaaatggttggtacccttcggttaatgaaagaaaaactcacaatggtcacagaaataacttgactctgacaaaagtaataataaataaaaaattctatgaaatttaaccagtgaaagtcagacattgcttttcagccATGCTttatcagaattatttaaaaaaataaactcatgaacaggcatggacaaaaatgatggtacccttaacttaatattttgttgcacaacctcactgcaatcaaacgattcctaaaactgtcaatgagacttctgcacctctcagcaggtattttggcccactcctcattatcaaactgctccagttgtctcaggtttgaagggtgccttttCCAGATGGCATGTTTCAGCTTCTTCTAAAGAAGCTCAAACGGATTTAGGTCATAGCTCATAGAAGCTACTTCAGAATagtccaattttttttccttccattcttgggtgtttttaagctgtgttttgggtcattgtcctgttgcaagaccgatgacctgcgactgagaccaagctttctgacacttgGCCACCActtttctctctagaatcccttgatagtcttgagacttcattgtacctgcacagattcaagacaccctgtgccagatgcagcaaagcagccccagaacataataaagcctcctccatgtttcacagtagggacagtgttcttttcttcatatgcttcatttttccatctgtaaacatagagctgatgtgcctcagcaaaaagttccatttttgtctcatctgtccataggacattctcccaaaAGCTGTGtacttgtcaacatgtagttagGGAAATTCCAATCAGGcttttttctgatttgttttcaacaatggtgtcctccttggtcgtctcccatcaAGTCTaatttggctcaaacaacgacggatggtgAGATCTGACACTGATTTttcttgagcttgaagttcacctttaatctctttagaagttttttctgggctcttttgttatcATTTGtgttatccgtctctttgatttgtcatcaattttcctcctgcggccacgtccagggaggttggctacagtcccatggatcttaaatttctgaataatatgtgcaactgtagtcacaggaacatcaagctgcttggagatggtcgtatagcctttacctttaacatgcttgtctataattttctttctaatctcctgagacaactcttggTCCATGTTGGAGTTGTTTGCACATGTTTGACATGGTGCATAAACCTGCTGGAAGtaaccatcagaagatgctacactgtggtcagcTACAATACTCAGATAGGTATGGAGTTAAAATCATGCTTGACTGGTACTAAGGTGGCCAAGAAAATTTCTCACATACACCATTACAACAGCAACAACCTGAGTTGTTCATTACAAGGCATTTTGGattaatgttttcatgttgtttataccaaaattctgaccctaccatctgaatgttgcagttGTAATTGAGACTCATTAGACCAGGCaatatttttccatcttctattgtccaaaTTTGGTGAGtatgtgtgaattgtagccttaGTGTCCCATTCTTACAGTACAGGAGTGACATCCAGTGTGGTCTTCCACTGCTgaagcccatctgcttcaaggttggacatgttgtgtatTCGGGGCTGGTATTCTGAATATCTTGGTTGAAACAAGTAGCTGCTTGAGTTACGGTTGTTTTTCTAACATTTCCAACTGTACATTGAGGCTACTTAACTTAAAGAATAGGGTCAACCTCAACAGTGAAGAGCCCATTGTAAAAGCTTGTTTTCACTCTCTTAAAACTTTGGACTGTTAGGTGCTGAATTCTTGAAAGATTCAGTCATTGCAAAAGCTGACATTTTTCAGCTCAGATGATGGGTGATCTAATAATACGGTGAGGACAacagcagcaactgtgtgaagTCACATATGTTGATGCTTTTTATTATGATGCTGTTGCCCTGGAGATTTAGTGGATAATCATGTTGTGATTCATTTGCTTGAGTGTGACTCTGAAATTTCTCTTGTTTTGCCAAAATAACACATCTAATATCCACACATGCTGAAAgatgttaagaaaaaaataaagtattggTCAAAAACAAACTctgcaagaaaaacataaaacagaagcaGGAGTGTCCTCAGAACTAAACCAAAGAATTCAGCCTGTGGGTGAACCAGGAGGTAATGTCTGACATTTTCAGCTCTCAGTGTCTGACTCATTTGACCAAACAGAGAACATATCGTCAGTAATTGTGTTACTCTGCATGAGGAATGGCCTGAGTGTTGCACAGTCCCATGACTGCTTAACGGCAAAATGAACCACATCAGCACAAAAACTAGTCATTGTGCTGTCATTGGACCTagtttatgtaaataaagggAATGTCATTTGGAACACCACACTTTACCAGCTGTACTTTTCACTGtttataaaaagcaaaacaagattGAAAAGatgcaacttttaaaaaaaaatatttaagtttttctctggatttttaaaaataataaaatcataacctctgaataataaaatgaaaacaaaatcttCTGGAGCATTGTAAACAATGTCAATAAAATACAGCTCATGATATGTTttacatatgtttttatttaaacgaTCAGGGAGTGGCATCAGTGGAGTGATGAAGTGAGGAGGAGCTGAGTGATGTGTGAATTTGGGGGCTATAAAAACCAGTTTCTTTTTGCTTGGCTGCAACTAGACGTACAGACTTAAACCACAGCACAACCTGCAGCCTGCGCCTGTGTGCACCTGAggactgaaaacaaagaaaaggtaACTGTTTCTCCTATTTGTATATGATGTATGTTTCCTATGATACTGAAAGTATCCTGACTCTTTGCTTAAATAGTGTCTCTGACTTTAATACTTTGACACCAGAATTTTACTGTTGTAGCTGCTGCATTTGGAGCAACCTAAAAAACTTAACAGatagtttttaaactttatcaATTTCAATTTGAAGACATGAGAGGATTGATAGGAGACAGAAATTGTAACTTGATTTTTggtaagaaattaaaaatagattaatgGGTAAAAAATCTTCTTGAACAAGCAAACCTAATAAAATCTCATGGAAATCTAACATGCACCACACACTGCTTCATGTATATAAGAAAAGGCTTTAAACAACTAATTTACTCAACTGATGGTTGATGAAATTAACTGGTGCATATATTTTCCATATGAAAGCCACAAATAACCAAAAGTGTAAAATAGATGTAGCAATGTggaaaaagcataaaatattcAAGTAAAATTCAAATACCTACTCAAGTAAATACTTTATATCTTGTATTAAACCACTGattgcatggactagtttttttcAAAGGACCGGccttaaaataaagaaagcatCCTCAGGAATTCTGAACTAACTTGGCGAACATTGTTCTAACTGCCCCGGTGACAAAACAGATGCACACAATCAAGCTGAATCTAGATATGAGAATATATTTACttaaattcatttttacatGTAGTTTGAATGCTTTTGATGGATTATCAAGGGCATTTTGTTAATGGTGAAGAAAACTTACCTCTCCCCTGTTagattaaatatatatacaatacaTAGTTATACAGTATTTGACAAATATTACTTTGtgaataataaaactaatagataagaaatgttttgaaatggtctgtttgttctgtttttaaccAATGACAAACATTATGAAGAATGATATAAAAAGAGCAGCTGTGTATTAGCTGTATAGTTTTTAGGCACCAAACGGCTATTTTTCCACATTCCTCTGTAAGTGCACCTAAGTAACTAATATGAACCAGAACCAAGCGCTGTTGTATTTTTACATGAGTTGGGAGGTTTTCTGCAGACCATCCAGTTTTATCGAttcattcagttgttttaaGTTAACAGAAAAGATGGAATTTACACAATATTTTACGTAGTGTTGGTGTTTGCTGTAGAGTTCTGGTTAGCTTGGGAACTATTTTCTATCTTCATGGGTTGTCAAAGCTTGATCttgctgcagctgtttgtgttttgtgttaattATAAAAGTTTTTGATGGATGTCTATCAAATCATCTCAGACTTGTTTGTGACGAAATCACTTAACCTTTCTTGACAGGCGACATGGATGTAAGTACCTCATCAAATCCTCAGATCCCCACACTGGtaagaataattaaaatcatTGCACCAGTTTTTCcctctgaaaataaatgttttattatttgcttATGTTTCCAACTGCTAGTTGGTGTCCTCCATCCTGTCCACCCTCTCTCTTCCACGTATCTCTGTTCTGGCTCCTGATCCACCTCTCTCTCCATCctccccttctcctcctccgtCTCAGCATGCTGACGCTCTGTGTGGCAGCTGTCCGCCCTCCGGTTCTGCCCCACAGGCCAGCAGCCTTTGGCCCAGCCTGCCTCCGTCTGGAACCGGGTTTCCTGCATGGCCAGGACAGCCCACCCAGCCTGCACCTTGCTGGACCAGCCAGCCAAACACACCCTGCTGGCCTGCTACACAACCAGTTCCAGCCTCTGTCCCTGCTCCAATTTCAGTTACAACTCCTGCTCAAGTTATAACACCAGCGGCAACTACAGCCGTGGTTCCAGCTCAAATTCCAACTCCTACAGTGCAGCAGACCTGCCAGCCTTGCTGGCCAGGCACCCAGTATCAACCTTTCCAGCCAGCAGCTCCAATGCAAGCCCCAGTTCAAGCCCCAGCTCAAGCTCCTGTTCTTGCACCTGCTGCCAGCATCCATCCAAGTGTACCCATCTGGCCTGCCCACCCTGGATGGCCTTATAACCCAGGACAGTCAGGATGGCCTGGACAGAATCCTCCTCTCATGCCTCAACACTGGCTTCCACCAACATCTGGACCTCTTGTGAGTCAAATGAAAGAACCTAACATGTGTGGACATTGTAATGTTGTTGGTTGGTTGTCAGATAGCTTGACAATACTTCTACCTTTGCTGTCTAGAGTGTTCCATACAATTTAAACCTGGCGCGGGGCGtgtatgacaaaatgatgatgaCAATCCTGGGTAATGTGAAACCTAATGCAAAAATGTAAGCTACAACCACAATATcaatatattttccttttacttaCATCCatattatagattttttttaattcatcgATGTGCTTGATCCTCTTCAAAAAAGTTGGATTTCATGCAACACAGAAAAGGATAAAGTATAATCAGCTCTGTCTCCCTCAGGTTCACAGTGAACTTCCTCAGAGGAAACGACATTGCCTTTCACATCAATCCCCGCTTCAATGAAGGGGGGAAACAGGTGGTGGTCCGTAACCACAAAATGGGTGAGCGCTGGGGCTCGGAGGAGAGGGACCTGAAGGGACCCTTTCCTTTTGCTCTTGGGAGCCCTTTTGAGGTGAGGAAAAAGGACTCAGATAAGGAGCAAAAAAATTATAACTACTATATTTCCAGCATAAGGggacacagatttttttaaaacaaaacagatggaGGGTCGTTATTGGTTAGATTAAACCAGTAAGAAAACGTAAGTAAGtaagaaattaagaaaacaagATTCCTTTTACAACATACAACTCCAGTTCCAAAAAATATTGTGATggtgtataaaatgtaaataaaaacagaatgcaatgatttacaaatctcataaacccatacTTTATTaacaatagaacataaacaacatatcacatgttgaaactgagacaatttaacattatatgaaaaaatattagctcatttagAATGTCATGATAGCAACTTAAAATTTGG
The sequence above is drawn from the Melanotaenia boesemani isolate fMelBoe1 chromosome 22, fMelBoe1.pri, whole genome shotgun sequence genome and encodes:
- the LOC121633190 gene encoding galectin-3, giving the protein MDVSTSSNPQIPTLHADALCGSCPPSGSAPQASSLWPSLPPSGTGFPAWPGQPTQPAPCWTSQPNTPCWPATQPVPASVPAPISVTTPAQVITPAATTAVVPAQIPTPTVQQTCQPCWPGTQYQPFQPAAPMQAPVQAPAQAPVLAPAASIHPSVPIWPAHPGWPYNPGQSGWPGQNPPLMPQHWLPPTSGPLSVPYNLNLARGVYDKMMMTILGNVKPNAKMFTVNFLRGNDIAFHINPRFNEGGKQVVVRNHKMGERWGSEERDLKGPFPFALGSPFEMKILCTIEAFRVAVNNIPLFEFRHRVRELNQIDRINILNDVVLTYINVETLP